tcccactgcttgaacagatgtgtcgacttattgatcttagccatacacattctctacttgcttcatggagtgcgatcatctcagcatgatttgaagaagccACGAGCGTctgtttctgagaacgccaagaaatagcagtgcctccgatcgtgaaaacgtatcctgtttgtgatcgggctttgtgtggatctgaaagatatcctgcatctgcaaaaccaaccatttgaccttttgaacttttaggataaaacaagcctaaatcaatggtcccttggaggtaacgaaaaacatgtttaatcccattccaatgtcttcgagttggagatgagctgaatcttgccaaaagattcacagcaaatgatatatcaggccgtgtacaatttgcaaggtacatcagcgctccaattgcacttagatatggtacttccggaccaagtatctcttctttctcttcaggtggtcgaaatggatcactttcaatattaagtgacctaacgaccattggggtgctaagaggagttgctttatccatgttaaagcgtttcaatactcgtttggtatatgtagactgaTGTACAAAGATACCCTTTTGAGAGTGTTCTATTTgaaggccaagacaatactgtgtctttccgagatctttcatctcaaattctccttttagatattctgatgccttttgtatttcgttttgagttccaataatattaagatcatcaacgtacaccgcgattatcacaaatccggatgttgatttctttatgaaaacacaagggcatataggatcattcgtgtatccttcttttgtcaAGTGTTCGCtcagacgattataccacattcgtccagattgttttaacccatataatgatctttgcaattttattgcacataactctttaggtttggaacttaatgcttctggcattttaaatccatcagggattttcatgtagatatcagtatctaatgatccgtatagataagctgtaacaacatccatgagacgcatctcaagatttttatcagcggctagactcatcaggaatctaaatgtgatcgcatccattacaggagaatatgtttcctcataatcaataccaggtctttgagaaaatccttgggctacaaggcgagctttataccttgtaatctcatttttctcatttcgttttcgaacgaaaatccatctgtacccaactggtctcacatctccaggtgtgagtacaatagatccaaacacttttcgtttgttaagcgaatcaagttcgatttgtattgcttctttccatttattccaatcatgtctcttttgacattcatatatggatttcggttctggatcatcggtatCTTCATTTACCTCATTTGACATAAGATATGAGAAAACATTACCAATGTCATCATTTTCATTCCTTTTCCATATctttttattatggatgtaattaatagaaatctcatgattatctttcgattcatgatgctctgattcatcagagtccttatcatttatttcttccaaaatattttctgctattttgggtgcatcatatatttcagctttcttctgtttcctaggattcttatccttagaaccagcaggtctaccacgcttcaggcgtgtttttggctctcgtgtgtcatcctccttttcttgttcatttggcattttgatacgagcaggagcatttgcagctggtatatgagatttagttatcgtcttggtatctgcaaatgcatcaggtagctggttagctatactctgtaaatgcataattcgtcgaaattctagttctgactctttagtaggaggatcaagatacaacaatgatggtacactccattttatatcacttccaacatttttgttttctctccctagaactgggaatacattttcgtcaaaatgacaatcagcaaaacgtgctgtaaagacgtcaccagtctgtggttctaggtatcttataattgatggagaatcacaaccaacatatattcccaaccttctttgtggtcccatctttgttcgttgtggtggtgctacaggcacatatactgcacaaccaaagattctaaaatgggaaatgtttggttctcgaccaaacgctaactgtagtggggaatacttatggtatgcactcggtctgatccgaatgagtgcttctgcatgcaaaatggcatgtccccatacagaggttggaagttttgatctcatgatcaatggtcttgcaatcaattgcagacgcttaattaaagattcagccaaaccattttgcgtatgaacatgagcaaccgaatgttcaacttcaattcccattaccatacaatagtcattgaatgcttgggatgtgaattcaccagcgttgtctagtctaactcttttaatagtgtaatcaggaaactgtgctcgcagtttgattatctgagttagaaatctcgcaaatgccacatttcgagatgataatagacaaacgtgtgaccatctactggatgcgtcaattaataccataaaatagtggaatggtccacatggtggatgtatcggtccacatatatcagcttgaattctttcaaggaactttggtgattctttatcgattttggttggcgatgggcttacgatcaattttcctagagaacatgcaacacatgtcattttattcccttgagaaatctcctggattttcagtgaatgaccatgtgagctctcgatgatttttcgcatcattgtagtgcctggatgaccAAGACGATCATGCCATAGTGTAAAATCACCAGAATTTTCCTTAATCACCAAATGTGATTCAATGGCACTTATATATGTATGATGCAGACCAGAAGGGAGTTTTGGTAATTTttccaatattttttgttttcccgATTTCTTAAGAGTAATATACATatacttctttccatcctcagttgcagactgagtatcaaatCCTTGaatatatatgtctttaaaactcaacaaattccttttagaattTGGAGAAAATAGTGCATTATTTATCGAGAATTTTGTCCCATTAGGTAATGTGAAATGGGCTTTACCAATCCCTTCAATCAAGTCTGCAGGACCCGATATTGTGTTAACAGTGATATTTGTCGATTTTagttcagaaaaatattttctgtgtttcagaatagtgtgcgttgttccactatctggtatacaAATATCTTTAGTATTGATCTTGGTTGATGTTCCATTTGTAATGTCCATTTCTgagacaaacaaaaagaattaatcataagataataatattcataaaatattatacatcaTTAGGAAACattaaacacacaataattatacataagaAGGTGAAAagcacacaataattatacattaatctTCCACAAACAACAATTATTTATGGTATAATTGTGGAATTTCAAGAGTCACATGATGGGCATTTAAACTTCCGTGATAGCGGTCTCCTCGAAATCATTCACAAAGTCAGACGCATCAAGGTGCGTTGTACCCTCAGAGTGTTCCGCAAAGtttacttctttttctttcccttTGACGGACTCCTTATATAGAGCACAAAGGTGTGCAGGGGTACGACATAAACGAGACCAATGTCCCTTAGTACCGCATCTGAAACAAGCTTCTTCTCGCTTCTGGGAGGTATTTCCTTGGTGTTCTTTGCCCTTAGGGGTTTGTTCAGAGCGGACCCACTGGAATGACTTCCTATCTTTTGGATTGTAATTTTGTCGTCGTCCACGGTAGTTTTGACGACCGCGACCGCGAGCCCGAAAGGTATTATTTTCCCTTAGTGGTTTCTTCGCATCTAATGCGTTTGCTTCAGGAAACGGTTTAGAACCAGTTGGACGGGTCATGTGATTCTTGATCAGAAGCTCGTTGTTCTTTTCTGCTATGAGAAGAGCTACAACCAATTCCGAAAATTTGGTATATCCCCGCAATCTGTACTGTTGTTGCAGGGTGATGTGGCTCTTGTGGAATGTGGTGTATGTCTTCTCAAGCATTTGAGATTCGGTGATCGTTTCACCACAGTATCTCAATTTAGCCACAATTCCTAATACAGCAGAATTGTAATTCATCACTTTGTCGAAATCTTGGAATCTGAGACTCTGCCATTCATCCCGAGCAAGTGGAAGTGTTATGTCTTTCTGATGATCAAAACGATCTTTCAGAGACTTCCATAGCTCTTTAGGGTCTCTCATGTTGGCATAGTCATAAATAATACTTTCATCAAGGTGTCTTCTAAGGAAGATTACCGATTTAGCCTTTTCTTGAGGCGTTGAAGTATTATTCTCTTTAACGGTCTGGGATAGACCAAGAGATTCAAGATGAAGTTCAACATTTGTAACCCATGAAATGTAGTTGGTACCAGTGATGTCTAAAGCTGGAAATTGGAGCTTCTCTACTTTttccatttgtatttctaaaacacaaaataataattttattagaaacttcataatttaaaaaccgtttacattaatcatacaagaaattacaaggagaagcgatgtaaagaaaattaaaccgataatcatcttaaattcactcggagtaaattctccatcgaataaaccataaatagaaacacaaataaaaatggcacataaaaacaaaagtgcgcgaatcatctttcttgaaaaatcggaggagagcgattttgaaatttttgagagaagttgaaatgttttggatgatgaaatgaagtgaaaatgagttgtatttatagatgaaaattactgttcatgaccgttggagaaaggggaaatttttgaaacattttctttgtgaccgttgggttaaatcgagtgcaccaaaaattagtctgaaaatatcgtattaaacggtcaatcaaatctataaaatttcataaaagtgaaaaattatgacaatgaaatatttatgttatatgacaacaaatcatgcgacggctcagccgatcaatgcagaataataaataaattatacggcggctcggccgaccaattaataataaacagaatataaggtgGCTCAgtcgaccaataaataataaacaagatataaggcggctcggccgaccaataaataataaacaggatataaggcggctcagccgaccaataaataataaacaggatataaggcggctcggccgaccaataaataataaacaggatataaggcggctcggccgaccaataaataaattaaattactagtaaataatataggcggtattacggccattataacatgatataaataatagtagaggcggtataccgaccattataacagggtataaatgatacaaataaattttaccgaatcgcagagtgatcgtgttgataacgtgttatgaaataacttataatttatagtatcgagaaatttaaataagagtagaatttaatacccgtatgaagcaaataacactactataagtgagagagtttattataagtaagaagaagaagatgtaatggtgtacaaaagagtgagatgagtgatggtatttatagtgatcaacaatacataaaatatcaaagatggtgcttgatttggtaaatgagtgggtgatcatagtgcttgatgaatAGATGATCATaatgcttgatgagtagatgatcataatgcttgatgagtagatgatcatagtgcttaagttggtaaaggagtggaggatcatttcaaagtttatcttataacacatttaaacctaaatcataaacacaaAACTCAAACCCCAAACTCAAATACAAAAGTactataatataactaaaaactaagatctactctttatgaaaaataataaatttgttaatcTATTTTCGAATGTTAATCTATTTTTTCGAATATTAATCTCAAACCTTAGGCTTCCAAATCTCAAACcttaattataaagtttaacccttataaactttatatagagaagttaaatctagtcattttaattataaatccaaatatttatttttgaaaacctTAACCATAAACTTTAATCTTAAACCCCattttaatcataaatttatttcatgatTGGAGGTTATTCTGCTCTTGTCCATCTCTTTGATAGTAATCAATAAACATCATTAGCCAGAAAAATATTAGCAatccccctcccccccccccccccccccaaacccTATGTATaccctaaactccaaacccaattctcaaaacccaaaaccataTTCCCAAAATTCCAAAACTTAATTGTATCATAAATTTAACCCCGACTTAGAATTTTTAGTTATTGTAATTAAATAATAACTATAATACCATAATATaacatttgtttcttttttatctttGGATTGGTTTTCATATAAAGTGTTTATGCCTAGTTAAAAGAAGCACCGACACATGTTTTTTACCAACGAGCCACTTCAACACACGAAATAACAATtgtatttatatacaaatatttaaatcaaccatatatgtataatattaaaataagaaagATAGATTGGTATTGGCTAATGTAAGAAGACGAGGATAACCTAGGGTTAAATCTCAACCATTGATAAAGTTTGATCTAATGGATAAAATGCTttgctttttaatatattttttcttctttttttcctttctctccTATTTCTTCAGATCTATCGATCTCTTATTTTTcatctcttttgtttctctATCTCTTATTTCTTCTCCAGATCTGTTAATCTCTTCATCTATTCTATCTCCTCTGCGATCTCCATCACCTCCTTATGCTCCCGTTGTGTAAGGCGTGGTCTTCTGTCCGGTCATCTCCTTGGTGGTCTCCTCCTCTCCAGTGGTAGCCAAGGCTCA
The window above is part of the Brassica napus cultivar Da-Ae chromosome C3, Da-Ae, whole genome shotgun sequence genome. Proteins encoded here:
- the LOC106355822 gene encoding uncharacterized protein LOC106355822, encoding MEKVEKLQFPALDITGTNYISWVTNVELHLESLGLSQTVKENNTSTPQEKAKSVIFLRRHLDESIIYDYANMRDPKELWKSLKDRFDHQKDITLPLARDEWQSLRFQDFDKVMNYNSAVLGIVAKLRYCGETITESQMLEKTYTTFHKSHITLQQQYRLRGYTKFSELVVALLIAEKNNELLIKNHMTRPTGSKPFPEANALDAKKPLRENNTFRARGRGRQNYRGRRQNYNPKDRKSFQWVRSEQTPKGKEHQGNTSQKREEACFRCGTKGHWSRLCRTPAHLCALYKESVKGKEKEVNFAEHSEGTTHLDASDFVNDFEETAITEV